Proteins from a genomic interval of Stenotrophomonas sp. 24(2023):
- the phaC gene encoding class III poly(R)-hydroxyalkanoic acid synthase subunit PhaC codes for MKGPLGFNADDLMQETLAMQRKLMEGLNLLPQVDDVEYGATAREEVWRDGKVVLYRFVGAQAPRAGQPPLLIVYALVNRPYMVDLQQDRSLVQKLLALGRDVYVLDWGYPDRSERYLTLEDYLLRYIDGAVDALRQRSGSAVDLLGICQGGVFALCYAALRRAKLARLITMVTPVDFQTRDNMLSHWAQQVDVDLLVDTLGNIPADLMNASYLMLKPFRLNVQKYVGLLDILDDKAALEDFLRMEKWIFDSPDLAGEAFRDFIKQFYQGNGLMHGTVRIGEEAVDLSQVTLPVLNIYAEQDHLVPPDASRAMRDRLGTADYTESSFRGGHIGIYVSGRAQREVPATIDGWLNARPA; via the coding sequence ATGAAGGGACCGCTGGGCTTCAACGCCGATGACCTGATGCAGGAAACCCTGGCCATGCAGCGCAAGCTGATGGAGGGATTGAACCTGCTGCCCCAGGTGGACGATGTGGAGTACGGTGCCACCGCGCGCGAGGAAGTGTGGCGCGATGGCAAGGTGGTCCTGTACCGCTTTGTCGGCGCGCAGGCCCCCAGGGCCGGGCAGCCGCCGCTGCTGATCGTCTATGCGCTGGTGAACCGGCCCTACATGGTCGACCTGCAGCAGGACCGCTCACTGGTGCAGAAGCTGCTGGCACTGGGCCGCGATGTCTACGTGCTGGACTGGGGCTATCCGGACCGCTCCGAGCGCTACCTGACGCTGGAGGATTACCTGCTGCGCTACATCGACGGCGCCGTGGATGCGCTGCGCCAGCGCAGCGGCAGCGCGGTGGACCTGCTGGGCATCTGCCAGGGCGGCGTGTTCGCGCTGTGCTATGCGGCGCTGCGCCGGGCCAAGCTTGCACGCTTGATCACCATGGTCACCCCGGTCGATTTCCAGACCCGCGACAACATGCTCTCGCACTGGGCGCAGCAGGTGGACGTGGACCTGCTGGTGGACACGCTGGGCAACATCCCGGCCGACCTGATGAATGCCAGCTACCTGATGCTCAAGCCGTTCCGGCTGAACGTGCAGAAGTACGTGGGCCTGCTGGACATCCTTGATGACAAGGCCGCGCTGGAGGATTTCCTGCGCATGGAAAAGTGGATCTTCGACTCCCCGGACCTGGCAGGCGAGGCGTTCCGCGACTTCATCAAGCAGTTCTACCAGGGCAACGGCCTGATGCACGGGACCGTGCGCATCGGCGAGGAGGCGGTGGATCTGTCGCAGGTGACCCTGCCGGTGCTGAACATCTATGCCGAGCAGGACCATCTGGTGCCACCGGATGCCTCGCGCGCGATGCGGGACCGCCTGGGCACGGCCGACTACACCGAATCCAGCTTCCGGGGCGGGCACATCGGCATCTATGTGTCCGGCCGCGCGCAGCGCGAAGTGCCGGCGACCATTGATGGCTGGCTCAATGCGCGCCCGGCCTGA
- the phaE gene encoding class III poly(R)-hydroxyalkanoic acid synthase subunit PhaE: MTTSAHDPGGGDYQAQARQYFDAWGDALRHAAQHGGAPAGNDPVSWKHVFDWWAQLLPEQGSGAGEDAVRRFRQQAGGWYGTMQDVASRFAGRDTSSAEVAQAWREAVLGQGDGMVQWMLRGASGSTADGQPLPDMAALLQQWQQQAEPWLHSPAFGPGREHQARWQALLRAQNDFQAQGRAYIAQIRGALDEAFVLFEQRLAQHELPGSQLTSARAMFDLWIEVAEEAYAKVALSEPFQQVYAALGNAHMRLRAAVQQEVEQVSERVGLPTRSEMDAAHRRIAELERSLRRLQATVAAMATGPAAKAPAHGKAAPAAPKAPKAAAKKAPTARAPAKKTAKKAAKKAAPKASKKAPRR, from the coding sequence ATGACCACTTCGGCCCACGACCCGGGCGGCGGCGATTACCAGGCCCAGGCCCGGCAGTATTTCGATGCCTGGGGTGACGCCCTGCGCCACGCGGCCCAGCACGGCGGCGCGCCGGCGGGCAATGATCCGGTCAGCTGGAAGCATGTCTTCGACTGGTGGGCGCAGCTGTTGCCCGAACAGGGCAGTGGCGCGGGCGAGGACGCGGTGCGCCGCTTCCGCCAGCAGGCCGGGGGCTGGTACGGCACCATGCAGGATGTGGCCTCGCGCTTTGCCGGCCGGGATACCAGCAGCGCTGAAGTAGCCCAGGCCTGGCGCGAGGCGGTGCTGGGGCAGGGCGATGGCATGGTGCAGTGGATGCTGCGCGGGGCCAGCGGCAGCACCGCTGATGGCCAACCGCTGCCGGACATGGCCGCGCTGCTGCAGCAGTGGCAGCAGCAGGCCGAGCCGTGGCTGCACAGCCCGGCGTTCGGGCCGGGCCGTGAGCACCAGGCGCGCTGGCAGGCACTGCTGCGTGCGCAGAACGATTTCCAGGCGCAGGGCCGCGCCTACATCGCGCAGATCCGGGGAGCGCTGGACGAGGCGTTCGTGCTGTTCGAACAGCGCCTGGCCCAGCACGAACTGCCGGGCAGCCAGCTGACCAGCGCCCGGGCGATGTTCGACCTGTGGATCGAAGTGGCCGAGGAGGCCTATGCCAAGGTCGCCCTGTCCGAACCGTTCCAGCAGGTCTATGCGGCGCTGGGCAACGCGCACATGCGCCTGCGCGCAGCCGTGCAGCAGGAAGTGGAACAGGTGAGCGAGCGCGTGGGCCTGCCCACCCGCAGCGAAATGGATGCCGCGCACCGGCGCATCGCCGAGCTGGAACGCAGCCTGCGCCGTCTGCAGGCGACCGTTGCGGCGATGGCCACGGGGCCGGCGGCCAAGGCACCGGCCCACGGCAAGGCCGCACCTGCGGCACCCAAGGCACCCAAGGCGGCGGCGAAGAAGGCCCCGACGGCCCGTGCACCGGCGAAGAAAACCGCGAAGAAAGCGGCGAAGAAAGCGGCCCCGAAGGCTTCAAAGAAGGCGCCGCGCCGATGA
- a CDS encoding CDP-alcohol phosphatidyltransferase family protein: MKRHFSMLREFQLADWFTLANAFCGTGAVFAALRFLQDGELGYLLFGMALIPLAFVFDALDGRIARWRKSSSTLGRELDSLSDVISFGVAPAALAYACGMQGGWDWLVLSYFVCCGVSRLARYNVTAEAMAGDGDKVPYFEGTPIPTSLALVIVLAVAAFNGAIGDALWLGQWQIGPWQLHPLVLLFALSGSLMISKTLRIPKP; encoded by the coding sequence ATGAAACGTCATTTCTCCATGCTGCGTGAGTTCCAGCTGGCGGACTGGTTCACCCTCGCCAATGCCTTCTGCGGTACCGGCGCGGTGTTTGCCGCCCTGCGCTTCCTGCAGGATGGCGAACTGGGCTACCTGTTGTTCGGCATGGCGCTGATTCCATTGGCCTTCGTCTTCGACGCGCTGGACGGGCGCATCGCGCGCTGGCGCAAGTCCAGCTCCACGCTGGGCCGCGAGCTGGATTCGCTGTCGGACGTGATTTCCTTCGGCGTGGCGCCGGCGGCGCTGGCCTATGCCTGTGGCATGCAGGGCGGCTGGGACTGGCTGGTGCTGAGCTACTTCGTCTGCTGCGGCGTCAGCCGCCTGGCCCGCTACAACGTGACGGCCGAGGCCATGGCCGGTGACGGCGACAAGGTGCCGTACTTCGAGGGCACCCCCATCCCGACCAGCCTGGCGCTGGTGATCGTGCTGGCCGTGGCCGCCTTCAACGGTGCCATCGGCGATGCACTGTGGCTGGGCCAGTGGCAGATCGGCCCGTGGCAGCTGCACCCGCTGGTGCTGTTGTTCGCGCTGTCCGGTTCGCTGATGATCAGCAAGACGTTGCGCATTCCCAAGCCCTGA
- a CDS encoding methyltransferase domain-containing protein, with translation MVVGGPAAATSVRTRRSDERTPLDAADLAAQLRLPHGPAARAIAESMNRSNGALNHAANRLLAVGAGEQVLEIGPGNAAFVADLLQAPGSRYLGIELSPAMVEAGTAQLAARGLGTRAQLQLGDVHALDLADARIDAALAVNLLYFWPTLSIPLAELARVLRPGGRLCVAFGDAGFMRTLPFTAQGFHLHSLADVDLGLRSAGFAVTGWRAHREQGPGNDGRTVEKLFHLLLARRLR, from the coding sequence ATGGTCGTCGGCGGACCCGCCGCCGCCACGTCCGTTCGCACCCGCCGCTCGGATGAGAGAACGCCCCTGGACGCCGCAGACCTGGCCGCGCAACTGCGGCTGCCCCACGGCCCGGCCGCTCGGGCCATCGCCGAATCGATGAACCGCAGCAACGGCGCGCTCAACCATGCGGCCAACCGCCTGCTCGCGGTCGGCGCCGGTGAACAGGTCCTGGAAATCGGGCCGGGCAATGCTGCCTTCGTCGCCGACCTGCTGCAGGCACCCGGCAGCCGCTACCTGGGCATCGAACTCTCCCCGGCGATGGTCGAGGCCGGCACTGCGCAGCTGGCAGCACGCGGGCTGGGTACGCGCGCGCAGCTGCAGTTGGGCGATGTACATGCACTGGACCTGGCCGACGCGCGCATCGACGCTGCCCTGGCGGTGAACCTGCTGTATTTCTGGCCCACCCTGTCCATCCCCCTGGCCGAGCTGGCGCGCGTGCTGCGCCCGGGCGGGCGGCTGTGCGTGGCCTTCGGCGATGCCGGCTTCATGCGCACCCTGCCCTTCACCGCACAGGGATTCCACCTGCACAGCCTGGCCGACGTCGATCTTGGCCTGCGTAGCGCCGGGTTCGCCGTGACCGGCTGGCGCGCCCACCGCGAGCAAGGTCCCGGCAATGATGGCCGCACGGTGGAGAAGCTGTTCCACCTGCTGCTGGCACGCCGGTTGCGGTGA
- a CDS encoding MATE family efflux transporter, producing MSSSSPVRPAVAVPAPLPPWRSYLALLLPMTLTNALQLAAGTLDNVFLGHMIGTAAVAAAAAFFPVFFLLLALVMGLATGATVLVGQAWGGGRPEQARTVFGTAIALVLSLSLLVMLGGGLLAPQLLSALGTPAPVLADAVGYARVLLLAAPVFFLLWLAASVSRAVGDALSPLHALLVATVLGLLCTPALIDGWLGLPRLGVAGAAASAAIATAVALGWLVGRWHRRAHPLAPDRHLLRAIRFDGTVLRSMLRIGVPSTLQMLALALAEILLLGWINRHGVQATAAYGAVNQVMGWVQLPAMSLGITATILAAQAMGGGRRAQLPSIAGTGIALGLALLGAVVAAVYLLAPVLLRLFLDDADVRLLAVSQLHTVAWGVLAMGVSAVLVGVMRGSGAVVVPALVGVGAIVAVELPLAAWLQQHHGLPGLWWAWPLGLVAVVGVQGLYFRSWRAGAGLEG from the coding sequence ATGTCTTCCTCTTCTCCTGTCCGGCCCGCTGTGGCCGTACCTGCGCCCCTGCCACCCTGGCGCAGCTACCTCGCGCTGCTGCTGCCGATGACCCTGACCAACGCGCTGCAGCTGGCAGCCGGCACCCTGGACAACGTCTTCCTGGGGCACATGATCGGCACCGCTGCCGTGGCTGCCGCTGCGGCGTTCTTCCCGGTGTTCTTCCTGCTGCTGGCACTGGTCATGGGCTTGGCCACCGGGGCCACGGTGCTGGTCGGGCAGGCGTGGGGGGGCGGCCGGCCGGAGCAGGCGCGCACCGTGTTCGGCACCGCCATCGCACTGGTGCTGTCGCTGTCACTGCTGGTGATGCTGGGCGGTGGCCTGCTGGCCCCGCAGCTGCTGTCGGCGCTGGGGACGCCGGCGCCGGTGCTGGCCGATGCGGTGGGTTATGCGCGCGTGCTGCTGCTGGCCGCACCTGTTTTCTTCCTGTTGTGGCTGGCTGCTTCGGTCAGTCGCGCGGTGGGCGACGCGCTGTCGCCGCTGCACGCGCTGCTGGTGGCTACCGTGCTGGGCCTGCTGTGCACGCCGGCGCTGATCGATGGCTGGTTGGGGCTGCCCCGGCTGGGCGTGGCCGGCGCCGCTGCATCGGCGGCGATCGCCACGGCGGTAGCACTGGGTTGGCTGGTAGGGCGCTGGCATCGCCGCGCGCACCCGCTGGCGCCGGATCGCCACCTGCTGCGCGCGATCCGCTTCGACGGCACGGTGCTGCGTTCGATGCTGCGCATCGGCGTGCCCTCCACGCTGCAGATGCTGGCGTTGGCGCTGGCGGAAATCCTCCTGCTGGGCTGGATCAACCGGCACGGTGTGCAGGCCACGGCGGCCTATGGTGCGGTCAACCAGGTCATGGGCTGGGTGCAGCTGCCGGCGATGTCGCTGGGCATCACGGCCACCATTCTTGCCGCACAGGCCATGGGCGGCGGGCGCCGCGCGCAGCTGCCCAGCATCGCGGGCACGGGCATCGCGCTGGGCCTGGCCCTGCTTGGGGCGGTCGTGGCCGCGGTCTACCTGCTGGCACCGGTACTGCTGCGCCTGTTCCTGGACGATGCGGATGTGCGCCTGCTGGCCGTATCGCAGCTGCATACGGTTGCCTGGGGCGTGCTGGCGATGGGCGTAAGTGCGGTGCTGGTGGGGGTGATGCGCGGCAGCGGTGCCGTGGTGGTGCCGGCGCTGGTGGGCGTAGGGGCCATCGTTGCGGTGGAGCTGCCGCTGGCCGCGTGGCTGCAGCAGCACCACGGCCTGCCGGGCCTGTGGTGGGCATGGCCGCTGGGGCTGGTGGCGGTGGTGGGTGTGCAGGGCCTGTACTTCCGCTCCTGGCGCGCCGGGGCCGGGCTGGAGGGGTAG
- a CDS encoding DUF1330 domain-containing protein, producing MTEPMLAYLQPTQHSGAAFMRRGLQGPVVMLNLLRFRDLADYRADPQLAPATPISGAQAFERYVQHTLPFLQASGGEMLLLAEAGPWLIGPQDEHWHQALLIRQHSVEAFMAFAQHGPYLAGLGHRTAALADSRLLPLSALPLPIP from the coding sequence ATGACTGAGCCGATGCTTGCTTACCTGCAGCCGACCCAGCACTCGGGTGCTGCGTTCATGCGCCGGGGCCTGCAGGGCCCGGTGGTGATGCTGAACCTGCTGCGCTTCCGTGACCTGGCCGATTACCGCGCCGACCCGCAGCTGGCCCCGGCGACGCCGATCAGCGGCGCGCAGGCGTTCGAGCGTTACGTGCAGCACACCCTGCCGTTCCTGCAGGCCTCCGGCGGCGAGATGCTGCTGCTGGCCGAGGCCGGCCCGTGGCTGATCGGTCCGCAGGACGAACACTGGCACCAGGCGCTGCTGATCCGCCAGCACAGCGTCGAGGCGTTCATGGCCTTCGCCCAGCATGGCCCCTACCTGGCCGGGCTGGGCCATCGCACGGCGGCCCTGGCCGATTCGCGCCTGCTGCCGTTGTCGGCGCTGCCGCTGCCCATTCCCTGA
- a CDS encoding DUF2239 family protein, protein MSRSSVPAFSCFDGHTHVASGPPVVVALALRQRRAADAAGPLLVFDNATGQTRDFDTRGSEAQLRARVAKAFPPAQAEAGGDAAAVADEGAEAAPRGRGRPKLGVVAREVTLLPRHWAWLAEQPGGASVVLRRLVEQASRAGADKDRRRRHAERAYQFLQTIAGDLPGFEDALRALFAHDRARLEALLAGWPGDVRAHALLLAFEGAAEVGHD, encoded by the coding sequence ATGTCCCGTTCCTCCGTTCCGGCCTTCAGCTGCTTCGATGGCCACACCCATGTCGCCTCCGGTCCGCCGGTAGTGGTCGCGCTGGCACTCAGGCAGCGGCGTGCTGCCGATGCGGCCGGCCCGCTGCTGGTGTTCGACAACGCCACCGGCCAGACCCGCGATTTCGATACCCGTGGCAGCGAGGCGCAGCTGCGGGCGCGCGTGGCTAAGGCTTTTCCGCCGGCGCAGGCCGAGGCCGGCGGGGACGCTGCGGCCGTGGCCGACGAGGGGGCCGAAGCGGCGCCGCGGGGCCGCGGCCGCCCGAAACTGGGCGTGGTCGCCCGCGAGGTAACCCTGCTGCCACGCCACTGGGCGTGGCTGGCCGAACAGCCCGGTGGCGCCTCGGTGGTGCTGCGCCGGCTGGTGGAACAGGCCAGCCGTGCTGGCGCGGACAAGGACCGCCGGCGCCGCCACGCCGAGCGTGCCTACCAGTTCCTGCAGACCATCGCCGGTGACCTGCCGGGGTTTGAAGACGCGCTGCGCGCCCTGTTCGCGCATGACCGTGCCCGCCTGGAAGCCCTGCTGGCCGGGTGGCCGGGCGATGTGCGGGCGCACGCGCTGCTGCTGGCCTTTGAGGGCGCTGCGGAGGTGGGCCATGACTGA
- a CDS encoding 8-oxo-dGTP diphosphatase produces the protein MPYTPIVATLGYVLSPDGRQVLMIHRNTRPGDHHLGKYNGLGGKIEADEDVAAGMRREIAEEAGIDCTAMRLRGTLSWPGFGKQGEDWFGFVFVIDAFEGTPHGGNHEGTLEWVDLDKLDALPMWEGDRNFLPLVFDQDPRPFHGVMPYRDGRMQSWSYSRL, from the coding sequence ATGCCGTATACCCCGATCGTGGCCACCCTGGGCTACGTGCTGTCGCCGGATGGCCGACAGGTACTGATGATCCACCGCAACACGCGCCCCGGTGACCACCACCTGGGCAAGTACAACGGCCTGGGTGGCAAGATCGAAGCGGACGAGGACGTGGCCGCCGGCATGCGCCGCGAGATCGCCGAAGAGGCGGGCATCGACTGCACCGCCATGCGCCTGCGCGGCACCCTCAGCTGGCCGGGCTTCGGCAAGCAGGGCGAGGACTGGTTCGGTTTCGTGTTCGTCATCGATGCCTTCGAGGGCACGCCGCATGGCGGCAACCATGAAGGCACGCTGGAATGGGTCGATCTGGACAAGCTTGATGCCCTGCCGATGTGGGAGGGCGACCGCAACTTCCTGCCGCTGGTGTTCGATCAGGACCCGCGCCCGTTCCATGGCGTGATGCCCTACCGGGATGGACGGATGCAGAGCTGGTCCTACAGCCGGCTGTAA
- a CDS encoding DUF1249 domain-containing protein, producing MAHARPRIERIPRLSRLSWLMGLYAENYRHLVRLFAPAELAPGSYLSSVGDGLDVRLDVIECHAYTVELRLTYDLCDPVTGQPDPSAYVRLYRDARQAETTHCYVGRRWQDTMGLYPPPAELISHRMRMNTFLGKWLEYLAERGHGVATLSRDPHAPAAAVNADRRLSLVR from the coding sequence ATGGCACACGCTCGTCCCCGCATCGAACGCATCCCCCGCCTGAGCCGGCTGAGCTGGCTCATGGGCCTGTACGCGGAGAACTACCGCCACCTGGTTCGGCTGTTCGCCCCGGCCGAGCTGGCCCCGGGCAGCTACCTGTCCTCGGTGGGCGATGGCCTGGATGTCCGCCTGGACGTGATCGAATGCCATGCCTATACCGTGGAGCTGCGCCTGACCTATGACCTGTGCGACCCGGTCACCGGCCAGCCCGACCCCTCGGCCTATGTGCGCCTGTACCGCGATGCCCGCCAGGCCGAGACCACGCACTGCTATGTCGGCCGTCGCTGGCAGGACACCATGGGCCTGTACCCGCCGCCGGCCGAGCTGATCAGCCACCGCATGCGGATGAACACCTTCCTCGGCAAATGGCTGGAATACCTGGCCGAGCGCGGTCACGGCGTGGCCACCCTGTCGCGCGACCCGCATGCCCCGGCCGCCGCGGTCAACGCCGACCGCCGCCTGTCGCTGGTGCGCTGA
- a CDS encoding pyruvate, water dikinase regulatory protein — translation MSTIRPVFYVSDGTGITAETIGHSLLTQFTGFSFITDRMSFIDDPEKAREACVRIQAAGERYQVRPIVVNSCVDQGLSVILAESGALMLDVFAPFIEPLERELSSPRLARVGQAHGMVDFETYHRRINAMNFALTHDDGIAVNYDDADVILVAVSRAGKTPTCIYLALHYGVSAANYPLTDEDLESDRLPPRLRSYRRKLFGLTIDPDRLQQIRQERRPNSRYANLDTCRREVAAAERMFQAERIPTLSTTHTSIEEISSKVLATLGLRRELY, via the coding sequence ATGTCGACCATCCGCCCGGTGTTCTATGTTTCCGATGGAACCGGTATCACCGCTGAAACCATTGGGCATAGCCTGCTCACCCAGTTCACCGGGTTCAGCTTCATTACCGACCGCATGTCGTTCATCGACGATCCGGAAAAGGCGCGTGAAGCCTGTGTCCGCATCCAGGCGGCGGGGGAGCGCTACCAGGTCCGGCCGATCGTGGTGAACTCCTGCGTGGATCAGGGCCTGAGCGTGATCCTGGCCGAAAGCGGGGCATTGATGCTGGACGTGTTCGCCCCGTTCATCGAGCCGCTGGAGCGCGAGCTGTCCAGCCCGCGCCTGGCCCGGGTCGGCCAGGCCCACGGCATGGTCGATTTCGAGACCTACCACCGGCGCATCAACGCGATGAACTTCGCGCTGACCCATGACGACGGCATCGCGGTGAACTACGACGATGCCGATGTGATCCTGGTGGCGGTGTCGCGCGCGGGCAAGACCCCGACCTGCATCTACCTGGCCCTGCATTACGGGGTGAGCGCGGCCAACTACCCGCTGACCGACGAGGACCTGGAAAGCGACCGCCTGCCGCCGCGCCTGCGCAGCTACCGACGCAAGCTGTTCGGCCTGACCATCGACCCGGACCGCCTGCAGCAGATCCGCCAGGAGCGCCGCCCGAATTCGCGCTACGCCAACCTGGACACCTGCCGCCGCGAAGTGGCCGCCGCCGAGCGCATGTTCCAGGCCGAGCGCATCCCGACGCTGAGCACCACGCATACCTCGATCGAGGAGATTTCCAGCAAGGTGCTGGCCACTCTGGGCCTGCGCCGCGAGCTGTACTGA
- the ppsA gene encoding phosphoenolpyruvate synthase: MNENILWLHELRLADLARVGGKNSSLGEMIGNLAGLGVSVPGGYATTAEAFKDFIAHNDLSKRIFDKLATLDVEDVTALTAAGKEIRGWVIDAPLQPQLDQDIRTAYAKLSADNGGGDVAVAVRSSATAEDLPDASFAGQQETFLNVTGADDVVHKVKEVFASLYNDRAIAYRVHHGFKHEDVFLSAGVQLMVRSGVGSSGVLFTLDTESGFRDVVFVTSSFGLGEMVVQGAVNPDEFYVYKPTLQAGKPAILRRALGSKAIRMVYSDVPGERVKTEDTPAELRSTFSISDEDVQELAKQSLVIEKHYGRPMDIEWAKDGVSGKLFIVQARPETVKSRSHATQIERFALTEKGGKVLAEGRAVGAKIGSGVARVVKTLDDMNRVQPGDVLIADMTDPDWEPVMKRASAIVTNRGGRTCHAAIIARELGVPAVVGSGNATRVIEDGQQVTVSCAEGDTGFIYEGTLAFERTTTDLGNMPPAPLKIMMNVANPERAFDFGQLPNAGIGLARLEMIIASHIGVHPNALLEYDRQDPATKKKIDEKIAGYSDPVGFYVDRLAEGIATLTASVAPHPVIVRLSDFKSNEYANLIGGSNYEPHEENPMIGFRGASRYVDPSFSDAFALECKAVLRVRNEMGLDNLWVMIPFVRTLEEGRKVVEVLAKNGLKQGENGLKIIMMCEVPSNALLADEFLEIFDGFSIGSNDLTQLSLGLDRDSSIVAHLFDERNPAVKKLLSMAIKAARAKGKYVGICGQGPSDHPDLAEWLMQEGIESLSLNPDTVVDTWLRLAKHKSGQ; the protein is encoded by the coding sequence TTGAACGAGAACATCCTGTGGTTGCACGAACTGCGTCTGGCCGACCTGGCCCGCGTGGGCGGCAAGAATTCGTCGCTGGGCGAAATGATCGGCAACCTGGCCGGTCTGGGGGTCTCGGTCCCCGGTGGCTATGCCACCACCGCTGAAGCCTTCAAGGACTTCATCGCGCACAACGACCTGTCCAAGCGCATCTTCGACAAGCTGGCCACGCTGGACGTGGAGGATGTCACCGCGCTGACCGCGGCCGGCAAGGAAATCCGCGGCTGGGTGATCGATGCCCCGCTGCAGCCGCAGCTGGACCAGGACATCCGCACCGCCTACGCCAAGTTGAGCGCCGACAACGGTGGCGGCGACGTGGCCGTGGCCGTGCGTTCCTCGGCCACCGCCGAAGACCTGCCCGATGCGTCCTTCGCCGGCCAGCAGGAAACCTTCCTCAACGTCACCGGTGCCGACGATGTCGTGCACAAGGTCAAGGAAGTGTTCGCCTCGCTGTACAACGACCGCGCCATCGCCTACCGCGTGCATCACGGCTTCAAGCACGAAGACGTGTTCCTGTCGGCCGGCGTGCAGCTGATGGTGCGCTCGGGCGTGGGTTCCTCCGGCGTGCTGTTCACCCTGGACACCGAATCGGGCTTCCGTGACGTGGTGTTCGTCACCTCGTCCTTCGGCCTGGGCGAAATGGTCGTGCAGGGCGCGGTCAACCCCGACGAGTTCTACGTCTACAAGCCCACCCTGCAGGCCGGCAAGCCGGCGATCCTGCGCCGCGCGCTGGGCAGCAAGGCCATCCGCATGGTCTATTCGGACGTGCCGGGCGAGCGCGTGAAGACCGAGGACACCCCGGCCGAACTGCGCAGCACCTTCTCCATCAGCGATGAAGACGTGCAGGAACTGGCCAAGCAGTCGCTGGTGATCGAAAAGCACTACGGCCGCCCGATGGACATCGAGTGGGCCAAGGACGGTGTCAGCGGCAAGCTGTTCATCGTGCAGGCGCGCCCGGAAACGGTGAAGTCGCGCAGCCACGCCACCCAGATCGAGCGCTTCGCGCTGACCGAAAAGGGCGGCAAGGTGCTGGCCGAGGGTCGTGCTGTGGGTGCCAAGATCGGCTCGGGCGTGGCCCGCGTGGTCAAGACCCTGGACGACATGAACCGCGTGCAGCCGGGCGACGTGCTGATCGCCGACATGACCGACCCGGACTGGGAACCGGTGATGAAGCGCGCCTCGGCCATCGTCACCAACCGTGGCGGCCGCACCTGCCACGCCGCGATCATCGCGCGTGAACTGGGCGTGCCGGCCGTGGTCGGTTCGGGCAACGCCACCCGCGTGATCGAAGATGGCCAGCAGGTCACCGTCAGCTGCGCTGAAGGCGATACCGGCTTCATCTACGAAGGCACCCTGGCCTTCGAGCGCACCACCACCGATCTGGGCAACATGCCGCCGGCACCGTTGAAGATCATGATGAACGTGGCCAACCCGGAACGTGCCTTCGACTTCGGCCAGCTGCCGAACGCCGGCATCGGCCTGGCCCGCCTGGAAATGATCATCGCCAGCCACATCGGCGTGCACCCCAATGCCCTGCTGGAATACGACCGCCAGGACCCGGCCACCAAGAAGAAGATCGACGAGAAGATCGCCGGTTATTCCGATCCGGTCGGCTTCTACGTGGACCGCCTGGCCGAAGGCATCGCCACCCTGACCGCCTCGGTCGCCCCGCACCCGGTGATCGTGCGCCTGTCGGACTTCAAGTCCAACGAGTACGCCAACCTGATCGGCGGCAGCAACTACGAGCCGCACGAAGAGAACCCGATGATCGGCTTCCGCGGCGCCAGCCGCTATGTCGACCCGAGCTTCTCCGACGCCTTCGCGCTGGAGTGCAAGGCCGTGCTGCGCGTGCGCAACGAGATGGGCCTGGACAACCTGTGGGTCATGATCCCGTTCGTGCGTACCCTGGAAGAAGGCCGCAAGGTCGTCGAGGTGCTGGCCAAGAACGGCCTGAAGCAGGGCGAGAACGGCCTGAAGATCATCATGATGTGCGAAGTGCCGTCCAACGCACTGCTCGCCGATGAATTCCTGGAGATCTTCGACGGCTTCTCGATCGGCTCCAACGACCTGACCCAGCTCAGCCTGGGCCTGGACCGCGATTCGTCGATCGTCGCGCACCTGTTCGACGAACGTAACCCGGCGGTGAAGAAGCTGCTGTCGATGGCCATCAAGGCCGCGCGCGCCAAGGGCAAGTACGTCGGCATCTGCGGCCAGGGCCCGTCCGATCACCCGGATCTGGCCGAATGGCTGATGCAGGAAGGCATCGAATCGCTGTCGCTGAACCCGGACACCGTGGTCGATACCTGGCTGCGCCTGGCCAAGCACAAGAGCGGCCAGTAA